CCGCACCTACTCAATGCGTCAGGTCGGCAATGCCCAGTTCGTCCACTGCTATCTGACCGACTTCACTACCGGCACCAGCGGTCCCTACCGCCTTGCCAGCCCCTCTATGGGACCGTCTGATCCCTCGGGTGTTGTGCCCACAGCGAACTGGGACAGCACCTGGCTCACCAACCCGCTCACGGATGAAAATGCGCCTCTGCCTCCAGTCAATGCCACCACCTATTTCAATTATACCACTGTCCCGGAAACCGCCCTGCCCGCTCTCATCGGTATCTACATTCCCCATGAAAATCAGAGTTATTTTGCCCTGCTGAAGGTCAATCTGGTAAACCGGGCGAACGCCACGGTTGAACTGGAATCCTGGCTCCAGCCGGTCCCGGGTCTGCATCTGATCTATCACCGCTAAGCCGATGAAACCAGATTTTCCTGCCGATCGGAAGCTGTACGAACAGCTGAACGAGCTGGAAGAGAAGATTGACCAGGCGGTGGAACTGCTCAGCCGGCTCCGCCGGGAAAACCGGGACCTGCAGGAGAAAATTGCCCGACTGGATACACTGCGCCTGAAGCTGATTGACCAGCTGAACTCCATCATTGACAAGATTGATTCCCTGTTGTAAAGTATATCATTAAAAAGGGAGCCGGAATGAAGAATTTTGTAGTTCGTGTTTTTGGCAGTGAATACAATATCAGGTCCGATCAGGACGCCGATTATGTTTTGCAGGTTGCCGAAATTGTTGACCGGAAAATGAAGGAACTCAGCACCCAGTTTCAACAGCCGAATACCGCCCGGACTGCGGTACTGGCATCGATGAATCTGGTCGACGAATACCTGCAGCAAAGTCGTTCCCAGCAGGAAAGGCTCCGGCACCGGATCGGCATGCTCATTGAAAAGCTGGATCAAGTAATTAAGGCTCCCTGCAGTGTCCGTGATAGTGGCTGAGTCTTGAGCCAACACCCCTTGAACGGGGGCTACGATAGAATGGTGGAGTGCCGCCGCAAGGCAGCGTGAAACCATTCTGAGGCTCCCACCTGTCTTAAGGGTTCAGAGACCGCGCTACACGACACCGCAGGGTTTTATTTTGTATTAAGGAGGCGCTATGGACTGGAATATCATCATCCCCATCGCTACCGCGGTGGTTTTGGGAATTATCGGATTCTGGCTCGGCATCAGTGCCAGCCGTCGTGCGGCGCGGAAGTTTCTTGCCGAGCGCGAGGCGGACGGTGCGGCGATTATTGCCGAGGCGAAAAAACGGGCAGAAGAAATTCAGCGTCAGGGGGAAATCCGGGCAAAGGAAGACTGGGACCGCGAACGCGTAAAATTTGAAGCCCAGACTTCAGCTGCCCGGCGGGAACTGGAACGACTCGAACAGAAACTCGCTGAACGGGAGGCCTTCCTCGCCCGGCGCGAAGCGGTGCTGACCCAGAAAGAGGCGGACCTGATCAAGAAGGACCGGGATCTGGCGGCGCGGGAAAAACTCACCCGGGCAAAGATGGAGCGGCTTGACCAGTTGATTGAACAGGAGAACGCCCGGCTTGAACGTATCGCCGGACTCTCGGCTGAAGAGGCAAAGCGCGAACTGATTCACAACCTTGAGAATGAAGCCCGGCTCGAAGCTGCCCGGCTGATCAGAGAGATCAAAGAGGAGGCAAAGGCACGGGCTGAAGCCGAAGCCCGTGAGGTGATTGCCGCTGCCATCCAGCGCTGCGCCATCGCCCACACCTCGGAAACCACGGTATCGGTCGTCAACCTGCCCTCGGATGAGCTTAAGGGCCGCATCATCGGCCGGGAAGGCAGAAACATCCGCACATTTGAGGCAATCACCGGGGTGGAGGTCATGATTGATGACACTCCAGGTGCGATTATCATTTCCGGGTTCGACCCGGTCCGCCGCGAAATCGCCCGCCGGGCAATGGAAAAGCTGGTTCAGGACGGCAGAATTCATCCGGCAAGAATCGAAGAGGTGGTCAGTCGGGTTCAGCAGGAGATGGATCAGATCATTAAATCCACCGGCGAAGAAGTAGCGCTCGAACTGGGTATCATCGGTCTGCACCCGGAACTGGTGAAATTTCTGGGGAGACTCCGCTTCCGTACCAGTTATGGCCAGAATGTTCTGCTCCACAGCCGGGAAGTTGCCTACCTTGCGGCGCTGATGGCGCAGGAACTGGAACTGGACCCGGTGATTGCCAAACGTGCGGGTCTGCTCCATGACATCGGCAAGGCGGCGGATCAGACCCTTGAAGGCACACATGCTCAGATTGGTGCGGAGCTCGCCCGGCGCTATGGAGAAGAACCGCTTGTCGTCAATGCGATTGCCGCCCATCACGAGGAAACAACCATGGATTCTGCCTATGCCTTCCTCGTCGCCGCTGCTGATGGCGTATCCGGCTCCCG
This window of the candidate division WOR-3 bacterium genome carries:
- the rny gene encoding ribonuclease Y, whose translation is MDWNIIIPIATAVVLGIIGFWLGISASRRAARKFLAEREADGAAIIAEAKKRAEEIQRQGEIRAKEDWDRERVKFEAQTSAARRELERLEQKLAEREAFLARREAVLTQKEADLIKKDRDLAAREKLTRAKMERLDQLIEQENARLERIAGLSAEEAKRELIHNLENEARLEAARLIREIKEEAKARAEAEAREVIAAAIQRCAIAHTSETTVSVVNLPSDELKGRIIGREGRNIRTFEAITGVEVMIDDTPGAIIISGFDPVRREIARRAMEKLVQDGRIHPARIEEVVSRVQQEMDQIIKSTGEEVALELGIIGLHPELVKFLGRLRFRTSYGQNVLLHSREVAYLAALMAQELELDPVIAKRAGLLHDIGKAADQTLEGTHAQIGAELARRYGEEPLVVNAIAAHHEETTMDSAYAFLVAAADGVSGSRPGARRESFETYIKRIENLEAIAASFPGVERAYAVQAGREIRVLVEPAKVSDQDASELAARIASQIESELKYPGQIKVTVIRETRAVNYAH